The Streptomyces sp. Alt3 genome has a segment encoding these proteins:
- a CDS encoding pirin family protein — protein sequence MIDVRRSGDRFRGGDPATGDSAGIETLHAFSFGRFYDPDNLRFGPILACNEERLAPGAGFDEHPHSHTEIVTWVVEGELTHRDSASHATVVRAGDVQHLSSAAGVRHVERNDGEHPLTFVQMWLAPLEPGGEPSYTHVVGMADSTPYALPEAGAMLHVRRQAEGERTAVPDAAGVYVHVVRGRVRLAGEELGPGDAARITGAEGLELEALERAEVLLWELASM from the coding sequence GTGATCGACGTACGCCGCTCCGGGGACCGCTTCCGCGGCGGGGACCCGGCCACCGGTGACTCCGCGGGCATCGAGACGCTGCACGCCTTCTCCTTCGGGCGGTTCTACGACCCGGACAACCTGCGCTTCGGCCCGATCCTCGCCTGCAACGAGGAGCGTCTCGCCCCGGGCGCCGGCTTCGACGAGCATCCGCACAGCCACACCGAGATCGTCACCTGGGTGGTGGAGGGCGAACTCACCCACCGCGACTCGGCCTCGCACGCCACCGTCGTCCGGGCCGGGGATGTCCAGCACCTCAGTTCGGCCGCCGGGGTACGGCATGTCGAGCGCAACGACGGCGAGCATCCGCTGACGTTCGTTCAGATGTGGCTGGCACCCCTTGAACCCGGCGGGGAGCCCTCCTACACCCACGTCGTCGGGATGGCCGACTCCACCCCTTACGCCCTGCCCGAGGCGGGCGCCATGCTGCACGTGCGGCGGCAGGCCGAGGGGGAGCGGACCGCCGTGCCGGACGCCGCGGGCGTCTACGTCCACGTCGTGCGGGGCCGTGTACGGCTCGCCGGCGAGGAGCTGGGGCCTGGCGACGCCGCCCGGATCACGGGGGCGGAGGGGCTGGAGCTGGAGGCCCTGGAGCGGGCCGAGGTACTGCTCTGGGAGCTCGCCTCGATGTGA
- a CDS encoding DUF4232 domain-containing protein translates to MRATKLTLTALVLTAGLSLTACQGDGDSAASTTNNSGASTASSSAGTSDSDSADSSAPGDGKSTGAGNGSTTATSAQGSGNGQINTGPCKTANLAFDTAHGMGEGDLLVSLKNTGDACTLKGFPGVDLRSEDASGPLSAKRSEVDAPLVNLGNGETTRFTLHYPSAEGSGAYVSAIEITPPDETHSKALPVSLRLQVSDGADQKVVVDPVGTGKQ, encoded by the coding sequence ATGCGCGCCACCAAGCTCACGCTGACCGCCCTGGTCCTCACCGCCGGCCTCTCGCTCACCGCCTGCCAGGGAGACGGCGACTCCGCCGCGAGCACGACCAACAACTCCGGAGCCTCCACCGCCTCCTCCTCGGCCGGGACCTCCGACAGCGACAGCGCCGACAGCAGCGCTCCCGGCGACGGGAAGAGCACGGGGGCCGGGAACGGGTCGACCACCGCGACGTCCGCCCAGGGCAGCGGCAACGGCCAGATCAACACCGGCCCCTGCAAGACGGCGAACCTCGCGTTCGACACCGCTCACGGCATGGGCGAGGGCGACCTCCTCGTCAGCCTCAAGAACACCGGCGACGCCTGCACCCTCAAGGGCTTCCCCGGAGTCGACCTGAGGTCCGAGGACGCCTCGGGCCCCCTCAGCGCCAAGCGCAGCGAGGTCGACGCCCCGCTGGTCAACCTCGGCAACGGCGAGACCACCCGCTTCACGCTGCACTACCCGTCGGCCGAGGGCTCGGGCGCCTACGTCAGCGCCATCGAGATCACCCCGCCCGACGAGACCCACTCCAAGGCCCTGCCGGTCTCGCTCCGCCTCCAGGTCTCCGACGGCGCCGACCAGAAGGTCGTGGTGGACCCGGTCGGCACCGGCAAGCAGTGA
- a CDS encoding winged helix-turn-helix transcriptional regulator produces MEQYEHTCMIRGDGGKAIRAVLDRICDKWTMLIVATLEQGRMRFSHLQQHIPGISQRMLTLTLRNLERDGLVSRTAYAEVPPRVEYALTPQGESLIPPALALARWAVEHNGEIQASRDAYDARGK; encoded by the coding sequence GTGGAGCAGTACGAACACACCTGCATGATCCGCGGGGACGGCGGCAAGGCGATCCGGGCGGTCCTGGACCGGATCTGCGACAAGTGGACGATGCTGATCGTGGCGACGCTGGAGCAGGGGCGCATGCGCTTCTCCCACCTTCAGCAGCACATCCCGGGCATCTCGCAGCGGATGCTGACGCTGACCCTGCGCAACCTCGAACGGGACGGGCTGGTCTCCCGTACCGCCTATGCGGAGGTCCCGCCCCGTGTCGAGTACGCGCTCACGCCCCAGGGGGAGAGCCTCATCCCGCCCGCCCTGGCGCTCGCCCGCTGGGCCGTCGAGCACAACGGGGAGATCCAGGCCAGCAGGGACGCGTACGACGCCCGGGGCAAGTGA
- a CDS encoding DoxX family protein, producing MQLAYWIVAGLLALFYVYSGGMKVLRSQEQLRPMMGWVDRTPMPLVRAIGAVEVLGALGLVLPPLTGIAVVLAVAAAIGLVLVQIGGLALHLSRGEVRVIGLNVVLLVWAAVTAWLGTVWF from the coding sequence GTGCAGCTGGCGTACTGGATCGTCGCCGGGCTCCTGGCCCTGTTCTACGTCTACTCGGGAGGCATGAAGGTTCTGCGGAGCCAGGAACAGCTCCGGCCCATGATGGGCTGGGTCGATCGGACGCCCATGCCGCTGGTCAGGGCGATCGGGGCCGTCGAGGTCCTCGGCGCGCTCGGTCTCGTCCTGCCGCCGCTCACCGGCATCGCGGTCGTGCTCGCCGTGGCCGCCGCGATCGGTCTGGTGCTTGTGCAGATCGGCGGCCTGGCCCTGCACCTGTCCCGCGGCGAGGTGCGGGTGATCGGACTCAACGTCGTCCTTCTGGTGTGGGCCGCGGTGACCGCCTGGCTGGGCACCGTCTGGTTCTGA
- a CDS encoding VOC family protein: MLRGLTTVRFHASDLAAAKRWYTELLGVEPYFERPGYAEFRIGDYRHELGLVDSAFVQNLGKHGGAGAGPSGAVVYWHVDDVHAAVERALGLGAEINETAREFGAGFVGASVLDPFGNVLGLMQNQHYLEVLATRTGEGVPYGAGD, encoded by the coding sequence GTGCTGCGAGGTCTCACCACCGTCAGGTTCCACGCATCGGACCTGGCGGCGGCAAAGCGGTGGTACACCGAACTGCTGGGCGTGGAGCCCTACTTCGAGCGCCCGGGTTACGCGGAGTTCCGGATCGGGGACTACCGACACGAACTCGGGCTGGTCGACAGCGCCTTCGTCCAGAACCTGGGGAAGCACGGCGGTGCGGGTGCCGGTCCGTCCGGCGCCGTCGTGTACTGGCATGTCGACGACGTCCATGCGGCGGTGGAGCGGGCGCTGGGCCTCGGGGCCGAGATCAACGAAACAGCAAGGGAGTTCGGCGCGGGGTTCGTCGGGGCTTCGGTCCTGGATCCCTTCGGAAACGTCCTCGGGCTCATGCAGAACCAGCATTACCTGGAGGTCCTCGCCACACGGACGGGTGAGGGCGTTCCGTACGGCGCAGGGGACTGA
- a CDS encoding DUF397 domain-containing protein, with the protein MATGPNLTSAVWRKSSYSGTNGGDCVECTVTGGATWRKSSYSGNTGGDCVEVADGCAASVPVRDSKDPAGPVLIMSAGAWQTFVDGLR; encoded by the coding sequence ATGGCGACCGGTCCGAACCTGACGAGCGCGGTGTGGCGTAAGTCCAGCTACAGCGGGACCAACGGCGGTGATTGCGTCGAGTGCACCGTCACCGGCGGCGCCACCTGGCGGAAGTCCTCGTACAGCGGAAACACCGGCGGCGACTGCGTCGAGGTGGCCGACGGCTGTGCCGCCTCCGTGCCCGTCCGGGACAGCAAGGACCCGGCCGGCCCCGTTCTCATCATGAGCGCGGGAGCCTGGCAGACCTTCGTGGACGGGCTCCGCTGA
- a CDS encoding helix-turn-helix domain-containing protein translates to MANVQSLDPSASPLDYYGWELRRQREAHGLRQGQLGEIIFCTGSLIGQIETTKKVPTRDFSERLDAALGTDGVFSRLVGLVLRSQLPTWFQQYADMEAKATYISTYQAQLVYGLLQTEEYARAVLLTGMPEDLEGLLAARLERQRILERQQPPLAWAILDEAVLHRPIGGREVMRNQLARLLEFTRHRWMRIQVLPFVAGEHSSLAGSFNVLRFDSDPDVVYTEDLISGHMTANPETIREAARRYAHLQAAALSVEDSAALITRVMEERYGDRSEPDERGVA, encoded by the coding sequence GTGGCCAACGTGCAGTCACTCGACCCCAGCGCCTCGCCACTGGACTACTACGGCTGGGAACTGCGCCGCCAACGGGAGGCCCACGGGCTGCGTCAGGGCCAGCTCGGCGAGATCATCTTCTGCACGGGCTCGCTGATCGGCCAGATCGAGACGACGAAGAAGGTGCCGACCCGCGACTTCTCGGAACGCCTGGACGCGGCACTGGGCACGGACGGGGTCTTCTCACGCCTGGTCGGCCTGGTCCTGCGAAGCCAACTGCCGACCTGGTTCCAGCAGTACGCGGACATGGAGGCGAAGGCGACCTACATCTCCACCTACCAGGCGCAGCTGGTGTACGGGCTGCTGCAGACGGAGGAGTACGCGCGGGCCGTACTGCTCACCGGCATGCCGGAAGACCTGGAGGGGCTGCTCGCCGCCCGGCTGGAACGCCAGCGCATCCTGGAGCGGCAGCAACCACCCCTGGCCTGGGCGATCCTGGACGAGGCGGTCCTGCACCGGCCGATCGGCGGCCGCGAGGTCATGCGGAACCAACTGGCCCGCCTGTTGGAGTTCACGAGGCACCGGTGGATGCGGATTCAGGTGCTGCCGTTCGTGGCTGGTGAACACTCAAGCCTCGCCGGGTCGTTCAACGTACTTCGCTTCGACAGCGACCCGGACGTGGTTTACACGGAGGACCTCATCTCCGGTCACATGACCGCCAACCCCGAGACCATCAGGGAGGCCGCCCGCCGTTACGCTCATTTGCAGGCCGCAGCCCTCTCCGTCGAGGATTCCGCGGCACTGATCACCCGTGTGATGGAGGAGCGTTATGGCGACCGGTCCGAACCTGACGAGCGCGGTGTGGCGTAA
- a CDS encoding serine hydrolase domain-containing protein, giving the protein MQSLAMIENWPVPTAAAAVVTSDGTLLGTHGPTAHRFPLASVTKPLAAYAALVAYEEGAVELDEPAGPEGSTVRHLLAHTSGLAFDEHRVTAPPGTRRLYSNAGFEVLGDHIAKATEIPFPEYVRQAVLEPLGMTSTAVEGSPAKDGVSTVDDLVRFAAEVQAPRLLDPRTVLEAQTVVHPGLKGVLPGYGHQNPNDWGLGFEIRDSKSPHWTGLSSSSATFGHFGQSGTFLWIDPAAGAACVALTDRAFGPWAAEVWTPFTDAVLAELGTSR; this is encoded by the coding sequence ATGCAGAGCCTGGCGATGATCGAGAACTGGCCCGTCCCCACCGCGGCAGCCGCCGTCGTCACCTCGGACGGCACGCTCCTGGGTACCCATGGTCCCACCGCGCACCGCTTCCCGCTGGCTTCGGTGACCAAGCCGCTCGCCGCCTACGCGGCACTGGTGGCCTACGAGGAGGGCGCCGTCGAGCTGGACGAACCGGCCGGCCCCGAGGGTTCGACCGTCCGCCACCTCCTCGCGCACACCAGCGGTCTCGCCTTCGACGAGCACCGGGTCACCGCACCTCCCGGCACCCGCAGGCTGTACTCCAACGCGGGCTTCGAGGTGCTCGGCGACCACATCGCGAAGGCCACGGAGATCCCGTTCCCCGAGTACGTGCGCCAGGCCGTCCTCGAACCCCTGGGCATGACCTCGACGGCGGTGGAGGGCTCACCCGCCAAGGACGGCGTCTCGACGGTGGACGACCTGGTGCGGTTCGCCGCCGAGGTGCAGGCCCCGCGGCTCCTCGACCCGCGTACGGTCCTGGAGGCCCAGACCGTCGTCCACCCGGGCCTCAAGGGCGTGCTCCCCGGCTACGGCCATCAGAACCCCAACGACTGGGGTCTCGGCTTCGAGATCCGCGACTCCAAGTCGCCGCACTGGACGGGGCTTTCGTCGTCCTCCGCCACCTTCGGCCACTTCGGCCAGTCCGGCACGTTCCTGTGGATCGACCCGGCGGCGGGCGCGGCCTGCGTCGCGTTGACGGACCGGGCCTTCGGGCCGTGGGCGGCCGAGGTCTGGACGCCGTTCACCGACGCGGTACTGGCGGAGCTCGGCACCTCCCGCTGA
- a CDS encoding MerR family transcriptional regulator → MTVMESTSARTDTCASAPKAHPRPAGQDRYTISEVVAFSGLTAHTLRWYERIGLMPHVDRSHTGQRRFSNRDLDWLAFVGKLRLTGMPVADMVRYAELVREGDHTFTERQELLESTRRDVQSRIAELQGTLAVLDFKIDFYAGARTAPERV, encoded by the coding sequence ATGACGGTGATGGAGAGCACTTCCGCACGGACCGACACCTGCGCCTCGGCCCCGAAGGCACACCCGCGCCCCGCGGGCCAGGACCGCTACACCATCAGCGAGGTCGTGGCCTTCAGCGGGCTCACCGCCCACACGCTGCGCTGGTACGAGCGGATCGGGCTGATGCCGCACGTCGACCGCTCCCACACCGGCCAGCGGCGGTTCAGCAACCGCGACCTGGACTGGCTCGCCTTCGTCGGCAAGCTGAGGCTGACCGGAATGCCGGTCGCCGACATGGTGCGGTACGCCGAACTGGTCCGCGAGGGCGACCACACCTTCACCGAGCGGCAGGAGCTGCTGGAGTCGACCCGGCGCGACGTGCAGTCGCGCATCGCGGAACTCCAGGGAACCCTCGCCGTGCTCGACTTCAAGATCGACTTTTATGCGGGCGCCCGCACGGCGCCGGAGAGGGTCTGA
- a CDS encoding aldo/keto reductase codes for MSDTGKIATAELGTGGPQVGVQGLGCMGISEFYGDTDEAAARDTLEAALEAGVTLFDTADIYGSGANETFLAPFVGAHRDEITLATKFAIERSDTDPNFRGVRNDPAYIRQAVEASLRRLGTDVIDLYYMHRRDPLVPFADSVGAMAELVKEGKVKQLGLSEVTGAELREAHAVHPIAALQSEWSLFSRDVELSAVPAAVELGVTLVPYSPLGRGFLTGAFADAGKELSDGDFRKHQPRFTGENAKANAALLEPVHKIAAAHGATAAQIALAWVQQRAQVHGLTVVPIPGTRKRSRLLENTGATRLTLTEQELRSLEPIAGQVAGDRYPDMSSTATARE; via the coding sequence ATGAGTGACACCGGAAAGATCGCGACAGCGGAGCTCGGTACCGGCGGTCCGCAGGTCGGTGTGCAGGGACTCGGCTGCATGGGGATCAGCGAGTTCTACGGGGACACCGACGAGGCGGCCGCCCGGGACACCCTGGAAGCCGCGCTGGAAGCGGGCGTGACGCTCTTCGACACCGCCGACATCTACGGGAGCGGGGCCAACGAGACGTTCCTCGCGCCGTTCGTGGGGGCGCACCGCGACGAGATCACGCTGGCGACGAAGTTCGCCATCGAGCGGAGTGACACCGATCCGAACTTCCGCGGGGTGCGCAACGACCCGGCCTACATCCGCCAGGCCGTCGAGGCCAGCCTGCGCCGGCTGGGCACCGACGTCATCGACCTCTACTACATGCACCGCCGCGATCCGCTCGTGCCGTTCGCCGACTCGGTGGGGGCGATGGCCGAGCTGGTGAAGGAGGGCAAGGTCAAGCAACTCGGGCTGAGCGAGGTGACCGGGGCCGAACTACGCGAGGCGCACGCCGTGCACCCGATCGCGGCCCTCCAGTCCGAGTGGTCCCTCTTCAGCCGCGACGTCGAGCTCAGTGCCGTTCCTGCCGCAGTCGAGCTCGGGGTGACGCTCGTCCCGTACTCGCCGCTCGGGCGCGGGTTCCTGACCGGGGCGTTCGCGGACGCGGGCAAGGAGCTGAGCGACGGTGACTTCCGTAAGCACCAGCCCCGTTTCACCGGTGAGAACGCGAAGGCCAACGCGGCCCTGCTGGAGCCGGTCCACAAGATCGCTGCCGCGCACGGCGCGACGGCCGCGCAGATCGCCCTGGCCTGGGTGCAGCAGCGGGCCCAGGTGCACGGCCTGACCGTGGTGCCGATCCCCGGCACGCGCAAGCGCAGCCGTCTGCTGGAGAACACCGGGGCGACCCGGCTGACCCTGACCGAGCAGGAACTCCGTTCGCTGGAGCCCATCGCGGGCCAGGTGGCGGGCGACCGCTACCCGGACATGAGCAGCACGGCCACCGCGCGCGAGTAG
- a CDS encoding ABC transporter permease, translating to MTTLTRDPARPTSAARPGNRWVPRLGGPVWLVWRQHRAAFWTLIGLTLLGVIAMVYLRGQLVDYLSTLDPTTRKSGSMPSEFEDRADPLFSIGSYLGYIPILLGVFLGAPLVAGDLETGTAKLVTSQSVSRLRWLTVKLALPAVLVTLCTGVLTAVFTWWWSPVKSLSESLTWTAFFSVTGPVPVAHALLAFTVGVAVGMVLRRTLVSMVVTLGIVGAIGFVWSECWRSLGNVLTINTHDGVGPAMSPPDLPAQAEQQGQGTYFLTESGDRLDWTTCLEHSENARAHSACMDSQHVVGWSLDYLPASQMHTMQWLGAGIMLAVSAVVVALVIVRGRKRLL from the coding sequence ATGACCACGCTGACTCGTGACCCGGCCCGCCCGACGTCTGCCGCGCGCCCCGGGAACAGGTGGGTTCCCCGGCTCGGCGGTCCGGTCTGGCTCGTCTGGCGCCAGCACCGCGCGGCGTTCTGGACCCTCATCGGACTCACCCTGCTCGGCGTGATCGCCATGGTGTACCTGCGCGGGCAGCTGGTGGACTACCTGAGCACCCTCGACCCGACCACGCGGAAGTCCGGCAGCATGCCGTCCGAGTTCGAGGACCGGGCAGACCCTCTGTTCAGCATCGGAAGCTACCTGGGCTACATCCCGATCCTGCTGGGTGTCTTCCTCGGCGCCCCGCTCGTCGCGGGCGACCTGGAGACCGGGACCGCGAAGCTGGTGACCTCACAGTCCGTCAGCCGGCTGCGCTGGCTGACCGTGAAGCTCGCCCTGCCCGCCGTGCTGGTCACGCTGTGCACGGGTGTGCTCACCGCCGTGTTCACCTGGTGGTGGAGCCCTGTGAAGTCGCTCTCCGAAAGCCTCACGTGGACGGCCTTCTTCAGCGTCACGGGGCCGGTGCCGGTGGCCCACGCCCTGCTCGCCTTCACCGTGGGCGTGGCGGTCGGTATGGTCCTGCGCCGCACTCTGGTGTCGATGGTGGTCACCCTCGGCATCGTGGGTGCCATCGGGTTCGTCTGGAGCGAATGCTGGCGGAGCCTGGGGAACGTCCTGACGATCAACACCCACGACGGCGTCGGGCCCGCCATGTCGCCGCCGGATCTGCCGGCCCAGGCGGAGCAGCAGGGACAGGGCACCTACTTCCTCACCGAGTCCGGGGACCGCCTGGACTGGACCACCTGCCTCGAACACTCGGAGAACGCCCGTGCGCACAGCGCGTGCATGGACTCCCAGCACGTCGTCGGCTGGTCCCTGGACTACCTCCCCGCCTCACAGATGCACACGATGCAGTGGCTCGGGGCGGGCATCATGCTCGCCGTCAGCGCCGTCGTCGTCGCCCTCGTCATTGTCCGGGGCCGCAAGCGGCTGCTGTGA
- a CDS encoding ABC transporter ATP-binding protein: MDHAGTHHGSGTGFGPPVGEPAIEAQGLGKKYRRGWALRDVSFRLPAGRVCGLVGPNGAGKSTLMGLANNMIRPTTGALRVFGAAPGSTQAVLRTAFLTQEKPLFRRFTVAETLRLGHEFNPHWDQEVAEGIVHAGQVPMGARIGTLSGGQRTRVAFALAFGKRPDLLVLDEPMSDLDPLVRRELMTTLTREAAQHGTTVLVSSHMLAELQHICDYLLVIANGGLRLAGEVNELRAAHALLDVAGSGPSPAVAPHHVIEAQGGEGRPGVLVRLGGPVEYGGRVEPPTLEELLLGYLRSPDAPPLIAPSARVGDIHDIITRDRQKAVTA; encoded by the coding sequence ATGGACCACGCAGGAACGCACCACGGAAGCGGAACGGGGTTCGGTCCCCCCGTCGGCGAACCGGCGATCGAGGCCCAGGGGCTCGGCAAGAAGTACCGGCGCGGCTGGGCCCTGCGGGACGTTTCCTTCCGGCTGCCGGCCGGGCGGGTCTGCGGACTCGTCGGCCCGAACGGCGCCGGCAAGAGCACCCTGATGGGCCTGGCCAACAACATGATCCGTCCGACGACGGGCGCCCTGCGGGTGTTCGGCGCGGCACCGGGGTCGACCCAGGCGGTCCTGCGCACCGCGTTCCTGACCCAGGAGAAGCCGCTGTTCCGGCGCTTCACCGTGGCGGAGACCCTCCGGCTCGGCCACGAGTTCAACCCCCACTGGGACCAGGAGGTCGCCGAGGGCATCGTCCACGCGGGCCAGGTGCCCATGGGAGCGAGGATCGGGACCCTGTCCGGCGGTCAGCGCACCCGCGTCGCCTTCGCCCTGGCCTTCGGGAAGCGCCCGGATCTGCTCGTCCTCGACGAGCCGATGTCCGACCTGGACCCGCTGGTGCGCCGTGAGCTCATGACCACGCTGACGCGGGAGGCCGCCCAGCACGGCACGACGGTGCTGGTGTCCTCGCACATGCTCGCCGAACTCCAGCACATCTGCGACTACCTGCTTGTCATCGCGAACGGTGGCCTGCGTCTCGCGGGTGAGGTGAACGAACTGCGCGCCGCCCACGCCCTGCTCGACGTCGCGGGGAGCGGCCCGTCCCCGGCCGTCGCCCCGCACCATGTCATCGAGGCGCAGGGCGGCGAGGGCCGGCCGGGCGTCCTGGTGCGTCTCGGCGGGCCGGTCGAGTACGGCGGGCGGGTTGAGCCTCCCACCCTGGAGGAACTGCTGCTGGGGTATCTGCGCTCCCCCGACGCACCGCCGCTGATCGCCCCCAGCGCCCGGGTCGGCGACATCCACGACATCATCACCCGCGACCGGCAGAAGGCTGTGACCGCATGA
- a CDS encoding sensor histidine kinase, whose amino-acid sequence MLKTVKAAAPTNTRGKRRLLFLPVTVQLLLAGSLAALVVMDWMGGIYWTPGRPDELGSAKLAGALLCGIVAVVSPRLGDRALPAVAGVFAVASLCFSAAMHLMLTVGSQALGFAEPAALVWLLLLVARRGKPSWAAAAVPLLLLAIVLRPVSIAVRQTTTIMALFLALVAVTALGVGLGMRLLLVDRRRQAAALKLEQRTEFARDLHDFVAHHVTGIVVQAQGARAIADRRPELVPPALERIEQAGSEALTSMRHMVGMLRGADGEVALTPLAGLGEVRSLVEEFAAVGGARARLELEGTFDDLPVEVTTTAHRVVMEALTNVRKHAHGCTDVLVRVERSADGVTVRVSDDGQPRHVSPSGFGLKGLAERVGLIGGSVQAGPVTAGGWGVEATLPATGTATATTATVASA is encoded by the coding sequence ATGCTGAAGACGGTGAAGGCGGCGGCACCCACGAACACACGGGGGAAGCGGCGTCTGCTGTTCCTGCCCGTCACCGTCCAGCTGCTGCTGGCCGGGTCCCTGGCCGCTCTCGTCGTCATGGACTGGATGGGCGGCATCTACTGGACCCCCGGACGGCCGGACGAGCTCGGTTCCGCCAAGCTGGCCGGCGCCCTGCTGTGCGGGATCGTCGCGGTCGTCTCGCCCCGGCTCGGTGACCGGGCGCTCCCGGCGGTCGCCGGCGTGTTCGCGGTCGCGTCGCTGTGCTTCTCGGCCGCGATGCACCTCATGCTGACAGTCGGCTCGCAGGCGCTCGGCTTCGCCGAGCCGGCGGCTCTGGTGTGGCTCCTGTTGCTCGTCGCGCGACGGGGGAAGCCGTCGTGGGCCGCGGCGGCCGTCCCCCTGCTGCTCCTGGCGATCGTCCTGCGGCCTGTGTCGATCGCGGTGAGGCAGACCACCACGATCATGGCGCTGTTCCTCGCCCTGGTGGCGGTCACGGCACTGGGTGTCGGCCTCGGGATGCGTCTGCTCCTCGTGGACCGGCGGCGGCAGGCGGCGGCTCTGAAACTGGAGCAGCGGACGGAGTTCGCCAGGGACCTGCACGACTTCGTCGCCCACCACGTCACCGGAATCGTCGTACAGGCCCAGGGGGCGCGGGCGATCGCGGACCGGCGGCCCGAACTGGTGCCGCCGGCGCTGGAGCGGATCGAACAGGCGGGCTCGGAGGCACTGACCTCCATGCGGCACATGGTGGGGATGCTGCGTGGCGCCGACGGAGAGGTGGCACTGACCCCACTGGCGGGCCTCGGCGAAGTGCGCTCCCTGGTCGAGGAGTTCGCGGCCGTCGGCGGCGCGCGGGCCCGGCTCGAACTGGAAGGGACCTTCGACGACCTGCCGGTGGAGGTGACCACCACCGCGCACCGGGTGGTGATGGAGGCCCTCACCAACGTACGCAAGCACGCCCACGGATGCACCGACGTGCTGGTGCGCGTGGAGCGCTCGGCGGACGGGGTCACCGTGCGGGTCAGCGACGACGGACAGCCGCGCCACGTCTCCCCGAGCGGCTTCGGGCTGAAGGGACTGGCCGAACGGGTGGGCCTGATCGGCGGAAGCGTCCAGGCCGGTCCGGTGACGGCCGGCGGCTGGGGCGTCGAGGCGACTCTCCCCGCGACCGGCACCGCGACCGCGACCACGGCGACGGTGGCTTCCGCATGA
- a CDS encoding response regulator, whose amino-acid sequence MTIRVLIADDQAMVRAGFAMILAAEDDIDVVAEAADGVYAVELAERHRPDVVLMDIRMPRMDGLEALRRLTRPGTVNPPKVVVVTTFDDDEYVQRALTEGASGFLLKDSGPALLVEAIRAAASGEALVSPAITVRLLRQLNSTAAPSRKPHTALSARESDLVRLVARGLTNAEIAAELTISVGTVKTHLGNVQTKLSARNRVEIAAWAWESGLVDGQR is encoded by the coding sequence ATGACGATCCGCGTGCTGATCGCCGACGACCAGGCCATGGTCCGTGCGGGCTTCGCGATGATCCTCGCGGCCGAGGACGACATCGACGTCGTCGCGGAGGCCGCCGACGGGGTGTACGCCGTCGAACTCGCCGAGCGCCACCGGCCCGACGTGGTGCTGATGGACATCCGCATGCCCCGCATGGACGGGCTGGAGGCCCTGCGCAGACTGACCCGGCCGGGCACCGTGAACCCGCCGAAGGTCGTCGTGGTCACGACGTTCGACGACGACGAGTACGTCCAGCGGGCCCTGACCGAAGGCGCCTCCGGCTTCCTGCTCAAGGACTCCGGCCCCGCCCTGCTGGTCGAGGCGATCAGGGCGGCCGCTTCGGGGGAGGCGCTGGTGAGCCCCGCCATCACGGTCCGCCTGCTGCGGCAGCTCAACAGCACGGCGGCCCCGTCCAGGAAGCCGCACACCGCCCTCTCCGCCCGGGAGAGCGACTTGGTGCGCCTGGTGGCCAGAGGGCTGACCAACGCCGAGATCGCGGCCGAACTCACCATCTCCGTGGGCACGGTGAAGACGCACCTCGGCAACGTGCAGACCAAACTGTCCGCCCGTAACCGCGTGGAGATCGCCGCCTGGGCCTGGGAATCCGGCCTTGTCGACGGGCAGCGGTAA